One Cucurbita pepo subsp. pepo cultivar mu-cu-16 chromosome LG11, ASM280686v2, whole genome shotgun sequence DNA window includes the following coding sequences:
- the LOC111805842 gene encoding SNW/SKI-interacting protein A-like: MATLKDLLPAVKSTTVTHYDHSSDPWFKQRFSSSEAEQTSVIKANPVPPYLKRGGFVPRKVEDFGDGGAFPEIHIAQYPLDMGRDKSSKPGSKILPITVDAHGNVAYDAIVKQNENAKKIVYSQHKDLIPKILKNDEVSDEDEELQKEIEETTEETKSALEKIVNVRLSAAQPKNVAKHSSDSKFIKYKPSQQSAAFNSGAKERIIRMVEMPVDPLEPPKFKHKRVPRASGSPPVPVMHSPPRPVTVKDQQDWKIPPCISNWKNPKGYTIPLDKRLAADGRGLQEVQINDNFAKLSEALYVAEQKAREAVAMRSKVQKEMLMKQKEKKELELRALAQKARSERTGAAPPTIPYPSERDTVDTSEMKGEFERVREKEKDLPKETREEREERLQREKIREERRRERERERRLEAKDAAMGKKSKITRDRDRDISEKVALGMASTGAGREGEVMYDQRLFNQDKGMDSGFANDDQYNIYDKGLFTAQPTLSTLYRPKKDADSDMYGGADEQLDKIMKTDRFKPDKSFSGTAERSGPRDRPVEFEREVEEADPFGLDQFLTEVKKGKKAMDKVGSGGTMRAGAGSSMREGYEGGSSGRSRIGFERGH, from the coding sequence ATGGCAACTCTGAAAGACCTTCTTCCTGCTGTAAAGTCAACCACTGTAACTCACTATGATCATTCTAGTGATCCATGGTTCAAGCAGCGTTTTAGTTCCTCAGAAGCAGAGCAAACTTCTGTTATCAAGGCAAATCCGGTGCCGCCTTACTTGAAGCGTGGTGGGTTTGTTCCAAGGAAAGTAGAGGATTTTGGAGATGGTGGTGCTTTTCCAGAGATTCACATTGCTCAATACCCACTTGATATGGGTAGAGACAAATCATCGAAGCCTGGATCCAAGATCCTTCCTATTACAGTTGATGCTCATGGGAATGTTGCGTATGATGCTATTGTCAAGCAGAATGAAAATGCTAAAAAGATTGTGTATTCGCAACATAAAGATCTCATTccaaagattttgaaaaatgatgaagtgagtgatgaagatgaagagttGCAGAAAGAGATTGAAGAAACAACCGAGGAAACGAAGTCTGCACTTGAAAAGATAGTTAATGTGAGATTGAGTGCAGCGCAGCCTAAAAATGTTGCCAAACATTCCTCGGATTCGAAGTTTATCAAGTATAAGCCATCTCAACAATCAGCTGCGTTTAATTCAGGTGCCAAGGAGAGAATAATTAGAATGGTGGAGATGCCAGTTGATCCACTTGAGCCTCCAAAGTTCAAGCATAAACGTGTTCCTAGAGCTTCGGGGTCTCCACCTGTGCCTGTTATGCATTCCCCTCCTCGTCCTGTCACCGTGAAGGATCAGCAGGATTGGAAGATTCCACCGTGTATTTCAAATTGGAAGAATCCAAAAGGTTATACAATCCCACTTGACAAACGACTTGCAGCTGATGGAAGAGGCCttcaagaagttcaaattAACGATAACTTCGCAAAGCTGTCTGAAGCTCTGTATGTTGCAGAGCAGAAAGCAAGAGAAGCTGTTGCAATGAGATCTAAGGTTCAGAAAGAAATGCTTATGAAgcagaaggagaagaaggagcTGGAGCTTCGAGCATTAGCTCAGAAAGCCCGGTCTGAGAGAACTGGAGCTGCACCTCCTACAATTCCCTATCCATCTGAGAGAGACACAGTAGATACCTCTGAGATGAAAGGCGAGTTTGAGCGTGTACGAGAAAAGGAGAAGGATTTACCAAAGGAGACAAGGGAGGAAAGGGAAGAGCGGTTGCAGCGGGAGAAGATTCGTGAAGAACGACGTCGTgagagggaaagggaaagaaggTTGGAGGCTAAGGATGCAGCAATGGGAAAGAAGAGTAAGATAACAAGAGACAGAGATCGTGATATCAGCGAGAAGGTTGCACTTGGCATGGCTTCTACTGGAGCAGGTAGAGAGGGAGAAGTTATGTATGACCAGAGGCTATTTAACCAAGATAAAGGAATGGACTCCGGATTCGCAAACGACGACCAGTACAATATATACGACAAGGGCTTATTTACTGCTCAGCCCACTCTCTCAACTCTTTACAGACCTAAAAAGGATGCTGATTCTGATATGTACGGCGGCGCTGATGAACAGTTAGACAAGATAATGAAGACGGATCGCTTCAAACCAGACAAGTCGTTTTCAGGCACTGCAGAAAGGTCTGGACCTAGAGATAGGCCAGTTGAGTTTGAGAGAGAGGTAGAAGAAGCCGATCCATTTGGACTCGATCAATTCTTGACCGAAGTGAAGAAAGGTAAGAAGGCTATGGACAAGGTTGGGTCTGGTGGGACAATGAGAGCTGGTGCTGGTTCGTCAATGCGGGAGGGGTATGAGGGGGGTAGCTCTGGTAGAAGTCGCATTGGATTTGAAAGAGGGCATTAG
- the LOC111805844 gene encoding RNA-binding KH domain-containing protein PEPPER-like, protein MATNTATDNGSTDANVLNFNPESSPLASVAAAEPDSMEAGGAESDLDPSNQDYLSAPASDSADHDESPNHTDASDKKWPGWPGDCVFRLIVPVVKVGSIIGRKGDLIKKMCEETRARIRVLDGAVGTPDRVVLISGKEDPEAPLSPAMDAVIRVFKRVFLFSENEDEAKTSFCSIRLLVASTQAINLIGKQGSLIKSIQESTGASIRVLSGDEMPFYAGADERMVELQGESLKVLKALEAVVGHLRKFLVDRSVLPLFEKSFNTPPSQDRQMDAWADKSSLLTSSQSVISAEYPSSTKRESLYLDREAYLDSYIPSSGISLYGQDRVLPTIRSSGVGRSGGPIVTQVTQTMQIPLSYAEDIIGVGGTNIAFIRRNSGAILTIQESRGLPDEITVEIKGTSSQVQMAQQLIQEAVSAPKEPVTSSSYGRLDTSGMRSSYSQLDAGGSSYTSSSLSSQLYGGYGSSGLGGYSTFRL, encoded by the exons CTCTAACCAAGACTACTTGTCTGCTCCGGCTTCGGATTCTGCAGACCATGATGAAAGCCCCAATCATACCGACGCTTCCGATAAAAAGTGGCCCGGATGGCCTGGAGACTGCGTGTTTCGGCTTATTGTACCGGTCGTTAAAGTTGGAAGCATTATTGGGCGCAAGGGCGATCTTATCAAGAAGATGTGCGAGGAAACTAGGGCTAGAATTCGTGTTCTTGATGGTGCTGTTGGCACTCCTGATCGTGTT GTGCTAATTTCAGGAAAAGAAGACCCTGAGGCACCCCTTTCCCCTGCTATGGATGCAGTTATAAGAGTCTTCAAACGTGTGTTCTTATTTTCTGAGAACGAAGACGAGGCTAAAACTTCATTTTGTTCAATTCGGCTACTGGTGGCATCAACTCAAGCAATCAATCTAATTGGAAAGCAGGGTTCATTAATAAAATCTATACAGGAGAGTACAGGAGCCTCTATAAGAGTATTATCAGGAG ATGAGATGCCGTTCTATGCTGGTGCAGACGAGAGAATGGTTGAATTGCAGGGAGAATCCTTAAAGGTTCTCAAGGCCCTAGAGGCAGTGGTGGGCCACCTAAGGAAGTTTTTAGTTGATCGTAGTGTTCTTCCTCTGTTTGAAAAAAGT tttaatacaCCTCCCTCACAAGATCGCCAAATGGATGCTTGGGCTGACAAGTCCTCACTTCTTACTTCATCTCAAAGTGTGATCTCTGCCGAGTATCCTTCATCTACAAAAAGAGAATCCCTATATCTTGACCGAGAAGCTTATCTTGATTCTTATATTCCATCCTCTGGTATTTCTCTATATGGGCAAGATCGAGTACTTCCTACAATTCGATCATCTGGTGTTGGTCGCTCTGGGGGACCTATTGTAACTCAG GTTACTCAGACAATGCAGATCCCGTTATCTTATGCTGAGGACATCATTGGGGTTGGAGGAACAAATATTGCATTCATCCGTCGCAATAGTGGTGCCATCTTAACCATACAAGAGAGCAGGGGATTACCTGACGAGATCACTGTGGAAATAAAAGGCACTTCATCACAAGTTCAGATGGCTCAACAATTAATTCAG GAAGCAGTAAGTGCTCCTAAGGAACCAGTAACAAGCAGCAGCTATGGCAGGCTAGACACCTCAGGCATGAGGTCATCTTACTCCCAGTTGGATGCTGGAGGTTCATCCTATACTTCATCCTCTTTATCTTCACAATTATATGGTGGATATGGATCTTCTGGGTTAGGAGGCTACAGTACCTTCAGGCTCTGA